The DNA segment ACATACTGGCTTCGGAATTCATCATTTCCGTTCCAGAGTTCCATAAAATTTTCAACCTATGGAATTACAGTGCCATTACAAAGTTAGAGCTGAATTTACGGAGTCAAAACGAGAAAGTATCACGAAACTAACCTCATTCACACAGTGGCGATAAAGCTTCTTCTTATCATCAGTAAATGCATAATAAGTTGCTGTGGCACTATCATTCTTGAACTGGAAGAAGTTTTTCCTCTGCAGTGTCAAGTACTCGGATTAAAACCACCTCAAAATTTACTGAGAAATATATTATGACTCATGTTTGAGAGAGAATTTTTCTATTCTCCAGTGAATCTTCCCCACTTTACTTTGATTTCTAGGAGTAAATAACTCAGACAATCAAACTCAAAGaggaaaaattatataaaaaacttTAAATATTGACACATAATAAGGCAGTAAGAGAACAATACTTCCAAGTTCCAATTGACAATTTTAATAAATATGGAACCAAAATCGTTCATCTCAAATGTCCAGATTATTAAAGAGCAAGCCTTTGTTCTAGCTTATCTTGCTTGTAATATGTAAAATATTCTAGAGAAATACCGAAATGTAATCTTCCATTCACCTACGTAAATCTTATAGAATATTTAGAAGGTTCAAATTAATTAGATTGACCTTCAACGTTCACTCTTGAGCTAAGTATTATAAATGGTCTTGGAACTTCATATCTAAATCATCCAAAGTTGTGTCGAAGTTGTAAGAACAATTTGCTTTATCATTCTAAAACTTTTTCATTTGTTCTACTTTGGTTAGATATAGCATTCTTGTGAAAATATAGCTCATGTCCAGCATGGTATTCGAATCTAATCAATCAGCACATGACAAGGCTCATGCCTTCGATAAGGCACATGAGTCAACCATAACGGCATAACCTTACCGTACTTTAAATGGTCAATGCATCTCTGTGTGTATTAAATACAGTGTAGGAAATCCAGTAAAATTGCAAGATAATCTTTTTGCTAATAGacttatgtttatttattttattttatcattattcAACTGTTTGTAAGGTACATTATTGCTATTTTGGGGATGAGAATTTGACTTAGATTTTACTATTTTATCTATTAAAGTGTCTCACTTTAACAAATACCGTGCCTTCGTCTATGATCAAGACCTATAACATCTATTTTTGTTAGTATGAAGAACGGTTCTAATTGCTGTGGGCAGGATaacatatatttgaaattatgaaCGCAATTATTACTTAGCTACTACATTGTCGATTCGGGGCATACCTTCTGGGAAAGTTCTTTAGATAGATTCAGAAATTTAGCATATGCCTCTTGACGAACATCATCAGCAGCTCTGAATTGAGCTTGCAATTCCTGGACCTTTTTATGTTCGACGTTGTATTTACCCTCTGCTTCATCACAAGCTGTTTGAGCTTTTGATGCTGTGCCTTTAAGATTGCTAAGCTCCTTCCTCAAGGTCTACACATGccaatattatattaaatacaCAGATTATATtacattaaattataatataatacatataCCCTATCagtaattataaaaaaaacaggGGAAATGTAATAGTAGGACATATGTCGCAACATGGATCCAGAACTTTGGGTGGAGGAGACAaagctataatttttttaaatatacttaaattttaaactttttcgATTTGAGTCGGAGGGTGAGATCGCTTCCTCGTCAATGATCGGACTATCCTCACTAAGTTGAACTATCCAAACAAATTTTGGTCCCTCTAGGATGTACCGGACCATGCCACGGCAATAACCAACCGAAACTCTTACTTCAGGCAACAATGAAGTAAGCATACCTTTAACCGCTCCTCAGCTTGTTCTCGCTGTTCAAGAGCCTGCTGGATTTCATTTTGGCTACACTTGCTAGAGGATAACTGTTCGCGAAGCTGCTTCAGCTGCCTGATCTCCTGAATTAAATTCTTTTCTTCATTCAAGAGAAGTGTCTCATGTTGTATCTTATGTTCAACAGTTTTTATCTGCCACAGGATACAATTCAATCATAAAACAAATTGTTGGACAGATTATTTCTGATCTATGTACATAAAAGCCATattaaaaacaaacaaaaagtaGTGTGCACGCAACAGGGAAACACAATTCTTACCCGACTATTCAATTCCTCGATAGATGTTGCATTCTTGGCCTTGTTGATAAGGGACTGGAGAGAATCTATTTCCATGCGCTTTTCCTTCAGCAACTTCTTTACGTTTCTGTCTTCACCTTTGGCAGTTTCATAATCGATACCATTATTCTGGTTTTTGGCCTAACAATCAATGAATTATAAATGCGTTCAATCCAAAAACAGCAACAAAACCAGTAATAAAGAAAATACACAAGATAATAAGATTTATAAAGAAGATGACCAATTCGGTTCCTTAGAGCAGAACAGAACATCTTCCCTCTACGAAATAACTGACCCCATTTGAATTCATCCCACTATTATCCGTGAACCCAAACCCTCTATAAGCCCCAGCCTGTAACAATCTCAgacaataacaaaagaaaaaacaaataaaaatatctgtGTATCTTACTCTTCTCTCATGAATTTGGGCTTGAATAGAATCCCGGAGTTTTGTCTTCTCTTTAACTTCTAGTTCTGCTATTCTGATTTGTTCTTGGAGTTTTTCATCAGTATACCTTGGAGTCCTAACACGAAAGGTGAATGGCTTTGTCACAGCTACACCATTCACATCCTTTTCCTTGACTATATCAGAACCAGACTCTGGTGAAGCCATTGACATGCCATCGCCGCAAGAATTTCCAGTGTCCTCATTTTTGGCCAATAACAAGGTCTCGTCATCACTTTCAGTGGCACCCCCCACCATTGCTTTAACATCTGCAGACTGTAACATGGAGTTGGATACACCTTTCTCGGAAACAAAGTTATCTATGACCTCCAATCCACTGGTGGCATCTTTATCACTAGTCACAACTACATGGTCCACAGCAGAAGAGTCATCAACTTCAGGTTCCAATTTCACTGCAGAAACTGGTGGGTTACAGCCATCTTTAGAATCTGCACTTAATTCACTGCCCTGTGAAATTGGTTCTGTTTTGTTAGAAACAACCGTCTTGACGTCAGACCCTGAGCATACACCGTCGGCAGTACACATTTCCAAGCTATCAAGATGAATAGGTTCATTGCCAAAACTTTCAGATTCTGAACCATCAGAAGGTAAAGAAGATATGACTCCAGCAGTTTCAGCATCAGAGATTTGAACTTCATTCGCGGGCCTCTGAACCTGGGCACTTGAAGCAGGTATTTTTTGCGTTGCCCCAGAAGCTCCAGCCTCTCTTTCAGAAACACTAATTTGGGGAGTTTCTCCGTAAGCCCCAGCCTCTCTTTCAGAAACACTTATTTGGGGTGTTGCTCCATTTCCAATTAGAGAGGTGACAGCGTCATCTGTGCTGCCTTCAGCTTCTAAAATCTCGTCACAGGCAGTTCCGATGACATCCCGAACAGCATTACTCTCCACAACTTTGTCTTTATCCAGACTGTATCGAACGCCATTTTCAGGATCAATATCAAACTTCTGATCTAGCAGAGCTTCATTACCCAAAGCCGACTCTACCTCATTCTCAACTGTCTCCTGTTTGTCAGAGGGTGACAACAAATTATTGGGTTCCTCTCCTGAATCGGCAACCATTCCCGGGTTCAGAACTTTAGATTCCTGATTCGCTTCTGATATCAATTGATCCTCAACGTAAGCTGGTTCAGCCTCTTCAACAACTCCACTTTTCCAATTTTGGTCCTCAAATTTCACttcaacttcaacttcttcagatttttcaatttttacattcgagtcctcggccttcttagTTTCAGATTCTGCCTCACATTCAGGTTTGCCAACAGCCAACTTGTCTTGGATTTCTTCTTTATCCCGAACAGAGCCCTCTACCCCTACAAGAACTCCATTTCCGGCCAATGGATTTTCATTGGTACTCGCCGCATTCCTGATTCCCCCCTCCGTTAATGATGGATTGGCCACCGTATTCACAACATTGATTTTCCCATTTTTATCAGTCAATTCTTCCAAACATTTATCCTCCTCGACAAGAACTCCATTTCCCACCGATGGATTTTCATCGGTACTCGCCGCTTTCCTGATTCCCCCCTCCGTCAATGTAGGATCAGCTTCCGCGTTCACAACATTGATTTTCCAATTTTTATCAGTCAATTCTTCCAAACATTTATCCTCCACGACAAGAACTCCATTTCCCACCAATGGATTTTCATCGGTATTCACCGCATTCCCGATTTCCCCCTCCGTCAATGTAGGATCAGCTTCCGTGTTCACAACATTGAGTTTCCCATTTTTATCAGTCGATTCTTCCAAACATTTATCCTCCACGACAATAACTTCATTTCCCACGGATCGATTTTCATCGGTAATCACCGCATTCTGGATTCCCGCCTCCGTTGATGTAGGATCAGGTTCCGCATTCACAACATTGATTTTCCCATTTTTATCATTCAATTCTTCCAAACATTTATCCTCCTCGACAATAACTCTATTTCCCACTGATGGATTTTCATCGGTACTTGACGCGTTCCTGATTCTCCCCTCCGTCAATGTAGGATCATGTTCCGCATTCACAACATTGATTTTCCCATTTTTATCAGTCAATTCTTCCAAACATTGATCCTCCTCGACAAGAACTCCATTTCCCACCGATGGATTTTCATCCGTATTCACCGCATTCCAGATTCCCCCCTCCGTTAATGTAGGATCGGCTTCCCCATTCACAACATTGATTTTCCCTTTTTGATCACTCAGTTCTTCCAAAGATTTATCCTCCTCGACAGTATCTTGGTCCTCACCTCCCTCCACTAAGGAAACCAACTGAACATCAGTAATGCCATTCACCAAGGTCGAACTCTCATCTCCACCCTCGGCATTTCCATGTTTACCCGCAATCGCACCTTCCGGATTCCCGTTCCGGGCATCCAATTCTATCCCTAAGAGCTCAACGGGAGCACTGGATTCATGCCGAGGACTGCCATCCGCAGCAGCCATATCTTTACCATCGGCACTCGGGTCACCGACATCGGTCACCAAAACATAGGAATCTTCGGGATCATAGGTTTGATCGTGATTCCCAATCCCATTTAACTCGGGCTCGGCAAGATCCTGGAAAGATCTGGCCTTGAATTCCGGTTTCTCTTCAATCCCAGCCACCTCGGACACCGCCCCATTACAAACCTCAGCTTCGGCCGTCATATTCCCAATTCCCAGATAGCAGATCAAAATTATCTGTTACAAAaaaaataccaaattcaacAACCAAGCAAACACACAGGAACATGCAAATTTGTCATTAAACTTGAAATCCCATCAATGGCAAAATAGAAATGAAAACAAAACCATAAAcagaaaacaaataaattcgAAGATTGCATTGCATGAATCAGAAAGAGAATAGATGGAAGGAATCCAATTACCCGGAAAGCTACGATCTTGCAACGGGGAATGCTGATCCGAGGCCAGATATATCTGCAGATCGGATCACAGACACTCCAATGTGAGGAAGAAAATCTGGAGTTATTTCAATTCGTTGCTGCACACAAATACAAAGTGATGAAAACTAGAGATAGAGATAGATATCTACATCCATATGACCATATATCTGTATATATATCTACATATGGCTTTGTATCTATAATtctagagagagagagagagatcgCAGGCAGAAACGGTGACGAAACAGCTGGCGAGGGAAAGTTGTGTTTCTGTCAAATACAACTCTTGTATTTGAATAGATCATTGATGATTAATTTGATTAtgattaactttttttttttatattttattatttcaatttcaatataatattatttatatcccATTTTTATGCTACATACGttctattaattaaataaactatatatgtttatatttacATACATTCACAATAAAATCGATATTTTTAAACACtgggtttattttattttataatacaaaacatatcaacattGTATGACCGAATGTTTGTCGTTTTACCAAAAATATAGCTGGTGGTAATTGTGCAAATCAAATCTTTAAATCGCACAACCGCCCAAGCATTATGGTTCGATCGCTCTATCAACAAGGACAATTATTTCACCCCCAACAATTGCACTCATTGAAATCAATGAAAATCGAACTCATGACATTGACTCAAATACCACTTGTTATGATTGAAAACGTGtagagggggtgaatacacttctaaaatattttgagctataatagctcgttcttgaaatgttcaaaaaacTAACCGAACATCGAGATATTATATTGAGTTTGGTTACAAAACCAAGCGAAAAACACTCGACATAATCCTTTAATAGCCGATTATGCATTTTGGAAATCGTTTGAAAATATTGCAAGTTGAAGTAATATAAACAttttggttgaagcattttataaCACACTTTATATGCAAGATTTTGGTATTTTAgataacacataaaatgcttcaacaaacCATCcaaaatcattagaaataaataaatacaatgaaAGGAAGAGTCACAAATTTGTTTATAGAAGTTCGAAGATAAAATCTTTCTACATCTCTGCTTTTTCGATTTCCAAAATGATTCCACTAGAATACTTTGGTTTTACAACTTTTTGTAACAAATCACTCCAAGTTTAGGACTTATCCATTTCTTAAATCAAAACTCCTATCATCTCTCAACTATGGTTGGAAAACAAGTCTCacaatcaaatataaaaattacacATTCTTTATTGTGCAAAGACGCTCACTCAATTATTCTGTGAAATACATCTCTCTTTTATGTGAGTGTCTCTCTTCAAATGTTGTTTTCTTCAATAATTGAACATGAAAATATGTTCTACAAACTCATTTTGGTGTGAAGGATATATTTCTCAAAACCcatctctcaatttttttttctcgcaCCTCACTTTTTAGACGTGCTCTCATTCtagcttgtttttttttttttttgtataattgGTCCATGCTTTAAATCTACATCCAAAAGCTCttgtttgatcttcaagatattGTATTAGTAGCCACCAAGAGTGATATAGACGTTAGATACAATAATATGACCGTTGGAAAATGTTCCGTACTGTTTCTGTCAACAAAACGGTAATATTTGTGCTTCTGGACAGTTGCTGGCCGGTTGAGAAGAATAAAACTAGTGAGATCAAAACAGGTAAGAACTCAACCGATTGAGAGAGTTGCACCGATCGAGTAGAACTTCACCGGTCGAGTACTTTTAGCTCTTGATTCGTTGATTTCTGTGCAAAGTGATGAACATGAAAGTCGTAACTCTTTGTCTTGGTTTTCCAAAGCATCAAGAATAATTCCATTTGAATTTCATATGAGAAATTAATGCTCGAAATACCAGACCTGCCAAAAAACGATCGAGAACCAAATGGTCAAGTGAGTCTCACCAGTCGAGTGCTTATAGATCTTGATCCGTTGATTTCAGACTGTATATAATCTTGAGCTCTATCAGCAACCTGTGCAAAACTAGCATTTTCAACGTGATTGATCGACTTTTTAGGCTCCAAATCAAACTTTGAATTGTGaagatgatttgtagatcaCGTTCTTAGCTTTGTAACACATATTGAATCGTTGCATTTGGATGGCGGATCTGAGAGATATGGTCATTAAATTAGAGCTGGTCGGTCGAGTTTTTTGCTGCTATACGTTCATACAACTCTATCTTGAGAAGATGGTTTGACCTAGCAAACGTCCGAATTGGTCCTCTTGGTCTGAAATATGACTTGAAGCCTTTTGTGTGGGTTGTTCAACGATTTTGGTGGCTAGTAATTTGGATAACCAAACtatgagatatcatcaaaatacttCAACTAGCCAGAAATCCAGTTTGGTTGAATTCGAGTCACCATCTCAAAACTTTCAAAATGTGATCTATTAACTGCACACttagtaaatatgttagaaacacaataacacaTTTTGTTATCATAATATCAAAATTGTTTTCATTTCCAGATCCAACAAAAacctttaagttatttaaaacaagtttatccaaacactttaatttcttatttttaaataagttcTATCAGTTTATAAGCTCATAAATAAGCCATTCAGCTTATAAGCTTTAAGAAtgttatgataatttttaattcaaataagattTTATTGAATCTTACTGTTAATTTGGATAATGTTaagataattttttatattacgAATTTATCattattgattttgttttcaATACTAACTCTTATATAGATTATTAAGGAGATTTGAACTCGATATTTTACGGTCTTGGGGTTCATTCTTACACTAGATCAAGAAATTCTTAGCAACTtgatttgagtttgaactttAAAAATTCACATACATTCAATAACAGTTCTATGAGTTTTGTGAGAAAAATTCCTAATTCGATCTAATCTGTAAAAAAAATTACGTTTTCATCATAAAGATGAATAGAATCGATCCGTTTTACATATATCAATATGTAAAACTGTTTCTAATGAAACATTACTCGTTAGATAATATTTACCAACTTTGGAAGCAAAAATATTTATCACTATAATTGAAGCACTTGGATTATGATGTCGATTTCTTTTCCGTGCCGTGATTGATATGAGAACATTGGTCATCAATCATTGaaaaaacttaataattaaattataagaTCCTGAAAcagatatttgattttattcagGCTTATCCATATTTCATTTTCACATCGATTTTTTTCCCCCAAATTCAAACGTAAAAAATCATGCAATGTATATGCACATAAAAAGGGAAATGTTATGGCCTGTATAACTATattatcaaattaattattgatactaaTGTTCAAAAGAACACTCTATAACGTTAAATTCACTAAAAGATAAAACCATGTCGATCTTACGTAAATTAGCTGcaatattttatttctaaataaaaattacaaaaaagatTCATTAAATTAAGGTTTCGTTTGGACATGCATGTACTTTAATACTCCAGAAAATACCCGGGGCATCTTCGAACCCTGGCTAGGTGGAAGAGCACTGGGACATGGCAGAGGAGAGCCCAGGTAATAAAGGATATCTAGCCGGGCAAGAAGAGCCCTAGGGACAAGAGAGGAGTCCGGGTATATGCAGAAAGGGTATCTAGCTGAACAAAAAGAGCATGGATGTCCCAAATACATGCAGTACAGCGGAGTCTTCTCGAGCCAAATAAGGTAGGGAGACTAAGTCAATCTGTCATGGACCACCTCCACCGATAATCAGAGGATACATTCCCCTCAATGTCTACCAGTCGGGACACAACCAAAACATGGCCCATGACTCTACATCATGGCCACTACCCAAGAATCTTAGAAGAGTCACCGACCTCGAGCTATAAAATACCTATAGTAGAGGTAATATGAGAGTTTACTTTCATCTCAAAACACTATCTACATTCATTTCTTTTAAATATTATTCTTTCTTGTGTGAGAACATTACTGACTTGAGCATCGGAGTGACCATGCCGGAAATATTTTTGACGCCCCACTAACCTTTTATGTTCGAGTGTGTGCATACATCAGCAGGACAGGGTCCATACTTCCCGGTCAGTAACCTAGATAGGGAAGACCTCCTATTCTACCAGGGAAGTTGTCTACCTCGCCCATCCAATTTTCTCGGGTGTCCTCGTACCTTAAAAATGTTTTAATGTTTCAAAAgtggaaaaattaaaatatgtgctttgaataagatttttataaaatattttgaatttttttaaaaaaaaatgctctcTAAATATAGTTTTTAAAGAACAAATAATTTGTTTTTAGAATGAAAAATAAGGATGAAAATCAAAACAACATTACTTTAAaatgttataatatttttatagaatagttgttCGATCgaacacatatttattcttaaaaaaacttttaaaaaattatataacattttttaaaaatattttataagtacTTGTTCAATAAGATATGTTTAATAAATTAATGGGGTGACAAAGCACGTGGATTGCTAGTTTAAATACTCAAATCTTTGTTTGAACAATAGAAATAAACAAATAACACAAATTCTTATGAAATCATCTcaatgttattttttatgagaTAAAGTTTTTACTCGACTCAATTAATGaaaaaacattatatatatatatatatataaacagtatTTTCACTCTACATTTAAATAGATTTTGTTTTAcagataaatattattgaaacCATCTCACGGTAGACCAATTCAATAAAAgaccaattaaaaaaaaaaaaaaaaaaagaggttaGCAAAATGCATCGGTTCCATGGTTCACTTTGTCAACCTTCCTTTGCTAAATAAAGACAAATCAAACCGGAAAAAAGGAAGCAAACGGGATTGCTTACTTTTTGGAACCACAAGCAAAATCTAAAAATAGTATTTATTTGGCCCCACCATCACACATTCTGGAATATGTTAACTTTTCAGATccccaaaataaatatttagacAAACTaacaaatattaaattatggAACTAATTATCAATTGATTTATTGCCGGTAAAAGGAAAACTTTTATTTAATCATTTCGAACTTGTTATTTTCTCCAAATTTATTGTCTGATGCTACACATGAAACTCATTCAAtctacaattaatattttatcattcagataaaaaaataaatgtaattTCCATACATGGTTATATCTTATTTGATACAAGTTAATTCGACACAATCTATAGAAAATGAATTATGAAAAATTCGCTACTTTTAAAGGCATGCAGTATATTTTCATCCAGCATAATTtctgttagaaaataaattatgaATCATTCACTACTTTTAAAGGTAAAAGGCATGCAGTATATTTTCATCCAGCATAATTTcaatttttgattttcaatttgAGCATCGGAAAGGTTTCGTGTACAAAAATGTCAATATCGCTGTTATTTTTTACTATTGGCGTGCCATTATCGGACAAAAGCCAAAAAAATGAAAGCAATTTTGTTAAGAGGAATATTACATAGCATCAATGAACATTGCGTGTTTAAAGACAATtaaactaattaattaattgaccACATGAATTGCTATTAACTCATCTGTATAGGCTGTGTAATTATTTTGTGCGTTGAAGTAAAGGTTATAaagttataattaatattttattttactctATTATTTTATGGATAATATTTTATATCCTTAACTTTTTGTCaaaatagggatttttttttaaattaatcatAAATATATTTACAAATATTTGCCTAACTTGGCCACGTGCTAGAGTTGCTCCATTAAAATATTGCGGGCCTGAATCGTTGTCCGTGCAgaatattttatgaataaatattttactcaaaatccactattttattttattttcttctcaaagctctacaaaataatattttctctaaaaaaaaaaaacacattattCAACTCCTTCCATGATAAGAAACCCGAGTCATCAAAATTCATGGTTGTTTCCAAAATCACACAAAACAAATTTATTAGGATATAATTAgtcataaattatatatttaaaatattttcaaaccgattaaacttttaaaaataaagtaatTTATTACCAACATATATAACTTTATACTTTTTTCATTCATCCTTTTACTCattaggaaaatatattttggtatgtaACCATATAGTAAGTGAAATCAAATATGCACGAACCTTGTACGGAAAGTTTGATATTTAATCATTAAACTAATttgattaagaaaattaagtATACAATAGacaatttttattttggaaGTTAAACCAAAACCCGACAAATTAAAACGAAAGTTTCACAGATgagataattttttaaaaaggtTGTTAATAGGAATCCAAATCAAGTTTAGCTAAAGTATGGCTGTAAGGCATGATCTATAGTTTAAATTATGGGAAATGCTATATGTACACATTGATTTACACATTGGGTTACACACTACACATGAAATTATAATATTATCCCTCCAgttgatttga comes from the Henckelia pumila isolate YLH828 chromosome 1, ASM3356847v2, whole genome shotgun sequence genome and includes:
- the LOC140881446 gene encoding uncharacterized protein, with protein sequence MTAEAEVCNGAVSEVAGIEEKPEFKARSFQDLAEPELNGIGNHDQTYDPEDSYVLVTDVGDPSADGKDMAAADGSPRHESSAPVELLGIELDARNGNPEGAIAGKHGNAEGGDESSTLVNGITDVQLVSLVEGGEDQDTVEEDKSLEELSDQKGKINVVNGEADPTLTEGGIWNAVNTDENPSVGNGVLVEEDQCLEELTDKNGKINVVNAEHDPTLTEGRIRNASSTDENPSVGNRVIVEEDKCLEELNDKNGKINVVNAEPDPTSTEAGIQNAVITDENRSVGNEVIVVEDKCLEESTDKNGKLNVVNTEADPTLTEGEIGNAVNTDENPLVGNGVLVVEDKCLEELTDKNWKINVVNAEADPTLTEGGIRKAASTDENPSVGNGVLVEEDKCLEELTDKNGKINVVNTVANPSLTEGGIRNAASTNENPLAGNGVLVGVEGSVRDKEEIQDKLAVGKPECEAESETKKAEDSNVKIEKSEEVEVEVKFEDQNWKSGVVEEAEPAYVEDQLISEANQESKVLNPGMVADSGEEPNNLLSPSDKQETVENEVESALGNEALLDQKFDIDPENGVRYSLDKDKVVESNAVRDVIGTACDEILEAEGSTDDAVTSLIGNGATPQISVSEREAGAYGETPQISVSEREAGASGATQKIPASSAQVQRPANEVQISDAETAGVISSLPSDGSESESFGNEPIHLDSLEMCTADGVCSGSDVKTVVSNKTEPISQGSELSADSKDGCNPPVSAVKLEPEVDDSSAVDHVVVTSDKDATSGLEVIDNFVSEKGVSNSMLQSADVKAMVGGATESDDETLLLAKNEDTGNSCGDGMSMASPESGSDIVKEKDVNGVAVTKPFTFRVRTPRYTDEKLQEQIRIAELEVKEKTKLRDSIQAQIHERRAKNQNNGIDYETAKGEDRNVKKLLKEKRMEIDSLQSLINKAKNATSIEELNSRIKTVEHKIQHETLLLNEEKNLIQEIRQLKQLREQLSSSKCSQNEIQQALEQREQAEERLKTLRKELSNLKGTASKAQTACDEAEGKYNVEHKKVQELQAQFRAADDVRQEAYAKFLNLSKELSQKRKNFFQFKNDSATATYYAFTDDKKKLYRHCVNEVENFMELWNGNDEFRSQYVRLNARSTIRRFGTLDGRSLGPDEKPPILPSYVRERNDKVVSVPANTADSISRSPAMELKPAETKIENVSSDIHWSKKETESKEKTVGSDKSKQVKSLATVSDMDEEQEEPVKTKEELELIRKAEDIRRAETEAKLKEQLRLEEIVKAKEARERKQRRDEKAQKREELKARKEAEQKEKEREKKERKKERKKAATSSTSASTEQQDDASSITCVEISKEEASPQENDVSTKKPPKTSRVMVSKQNKTRSVPPPSLRNRNRRKWQQWMWVIVISLAVLVLFWLGNLGVFSSVNSKLQGSGF